The genomic interval ATTTGACAAAGCTATCTTTGAATAGCGACTATACCTTTGAAAACTTTGTTGTTGGGCCAAGCAATGAACTTGCATTTGCAACCTGCAAAGCAGTTGCAGAAAGCCCCGGAACCGTATACAATCCACTTTATATTTACGGAGGGACAGGATTAGGAAAAACACATTTGTTGCATGCTGTTGCCCACAGGTTTTGCGAACTTTATCCTGAGAAAAAAATTCTTTTAATTTCAGCTGAAAGGTTTTTTTACGATTATGTTTCTGCTGTGAAATCAAATAAATTCCTTCCTTTCAGAGAAAAGTATAGAGAGGTTGATATACTCCTTGTTGATGATATTCAATACCTTGCAAATAAAGGTGGGACAAAAGAAGAGTTTTTCAGTACTTTCAATGAATTGTTTGACAATAAAAAACAAATTGTAATATCTTCAGATTCACTTCCTAACGATATATATCAGTTTCAGGAAAGGCTTGTTTCAAGGTTTAAATGGGGTATTGTTGCAGATATCCAGCCACCTGAATTAGAGACAAGAATTGCTATTTTAACCAAAAAAGCAAAGATTTTTAATTTTGAGATTGACGATGAAGCGATTTACTTTATTGCAACCAAATTGAGAAAAAATGTAAGGGAATTGGAAGGTGCGTTAAAGAAATGTGGACTAATAGCCAGGTTGAAAAATTCAAAAATAACTGTTGAAATAGCCAAAAATGCCTTAAAAGATGTTATAGATGATAATGATGTTATAACCCCTGACAGAATTATGAAATTTGTTGCAGATTACTATAAAATACCTGCCGGAAAATTAAAGGAAAAAAACAATTCAAGAAATATTGTTTTACCCAGACAAATTGCAATGTACCTTTGCAAACAGTTAACAAATCTATCTTTTCCGGAAATTGGAAAAGCATTTGGCAATAAGCATCACACAACTGTTATGTATGCCTGTAATCAGGTTGAAAATAAAATGGCCTCAGACCCTAAATTTAAAAGGCTTGTTGAGAGTTTTATACAGTCTTTAGATTAGATTTCTGGTATTTTTTTTAAGTTTCAATAATTTTCACCACAAACTTGCTTTTCCCTTTGTCTTTTAAAAAATTTATTTTTGTGTTAAAGTTTTGTTAAAGATATATTCTGGAGGATTGTATGGCAAAAAAGAACTTTGTTCTGGATACAAATGTTTTGCTTCATGACCCTAAGGCGCTTGAGAAGTTTGAAGATAATGATATTTATCTCCCTATTGTTGTTATTGAAGAGATTGATAAGTTTAAGAAAAACATGAATGAATTAGGAAGAAACGCAAGGTATGTTGCAAGATTTCTTGACTCTTTAAGGGAAAAGGGACGGCTTGATGAGGGAGTGAAATTAGGGGAAGATTTGGGAACATTGAGGATTGTTTTTTCAAGGAAACAGGTTGATTTGTGGCCTCAAATTGGCAATCCTGCAGACAATGCAATTTTAAATGTGGCACTTGAATTGACGAAGGAGAAAGAGGCTATAGGGGAGACAGTAATTTTTGTTACTAAAGATGCAAATTTAAGAATAAAGGCAGATGCAGTTGGGGTAAAATCTGAAGATTATAAAAATGACAGGGTTGAAATAGGGGAATTGTATTCAGGTGAGGTTGATTACTATTGCAGTGGATCTTTAATTTCAAAAATTTATCAGGATGGGGTAATTGAGAGGCCTCAAGACCTTGAACTTTTACCCAATCAATTTGTAACATTGATAAACTCAGAAAATCCTAAAAATACTGCTCTTGCCAGATATTACAAAACAGGTGAGTTTGGTAGCGATGTTTTGAAAAGAATTGATCCTGTTGACGATGTTTGGGGTATAAGCCCGAGGAATAAGCAGCAGACCTTTGCATTTGAATTATTGCTTGACCCTTCTATAAACTTAGTAACTCTTGTTGGTAAGGCAGGGACAGGAAAGACTCTTCTGGCAATTGCCTCTGGTTTAATGCAGGTTGCAGACGAAGATACTTATAAAAGGCTTTTGATTTCAAGGCCTGTTATTCCTATGGGAAAGGATATTGGTTTTCTTCCCGGGGATGTTGAAAGTAAAATGGGGCCATGGATGAAACCTCTTTATGACAATTTAGATTTTATAATTTCCAGAAACGAGGAATACTCTGTTCCGTCTTATAAAGAATTGGAGAATCAAAACATTCTCCAGGTTGAACCTTTAACCTACATTAGAGGTAGAAGTATCCCTGAGCAATTTATTATTATTGACGAAGCTCAGAATTTAACCCCTCTGGAAGTTAAAACTATTATTACAAGGGCAGGAGAAGGGACAAAAATTGTGTTAACAGGTGATCCTTATCAAATAGATAACCCTTATGTTGATGCAAATACCAATGGACTTTCTTACCTTGTTGAGCACTTTAAAGGAGAGCCTATCTTTGGGCATATAACCTTAATAAAAGGGGAAAGGTCTTACCTTGCAGAAAGGGCTGCTGAATTACTTTAATTTGACAGGAGGAGAGAAGTGGATAGGGAGACTCCTATAAATTACATAAAAGCATTTGGTATTGCCAATACCTTAACCCTTATCAGAATGTTTCTAATTCCAGTTTTTGTAATATCTTCTGTTTACGGTTACCACAAATTTGCTTTTTTTACCTTTGTTATTGCAGGGATTACAGATTTTTTAGACGGATTTATTGCAAGGTATACGAAAAGTATAACTGATGTAGGGAAAATTTTAGACCCGATGGCTGACAAGGTTATGCTTATTTCAATCTATGTTGTCCTTTCTTTAAAATCAATTGGGAATATAAATGTAATCCCTGTCTGGCTAACCCTTTTGATAATTTTCAGGGATGTTTTTATTGCTATTGGGGGGGTAATTGTTTTTTTTACAAAGGATGTTAATGCAATACTTCCTTCAATTTATGGGAAATTGTCAACAGTTTTTCAGATACTGGGAGCTTCAATTATCCTTTATTATAATGCATATGGAATAAGATTCAGGTATATGGATGAGCTTGTCTATGTTATAGGTTTTTTTACAATGCTTTCCGGGGTGATGTACCTTGTAAAGGGGGTTAAAAGCGTTATATGAAAAAATGGATGTTTTTTCTTTAGTAATTTTTATACTTTTACTTTTAATTTTCTCCCTTTCAGGGGTGCTGTCTTCGGTAATTATAGCATTCATAATAGCCTATGTTTTTGACCCTGTTATAGACTGGTTTGAGGCTCATAAGTTTAGCAGAACAGGGGGGATTGTTACCTTTTTTACACTGTTTTTAGGGGTAATTATACTGTTTTTTATCTTTGTAACACCTGTTTTTCAAAAAGAGTTGTCCTCTTTTACTGAAAAGATTCCATCTTATATGCAATCTCTGCAAAAAACCACTATCCCTTTTGTTAAAGATTATCTTGAAAAGCATCCTGACCAGGTGGAATATGTTAAAGAGAAACTACAAAATTTCGGTTTTCAATTATTAAAGCCTGTGGTTAACTTCTTTAAATCAGTGTTTTCTGGGGTAATTAACCTTATTTTAAAAATACTTGATTTATTGCTTATTCCGGTTCTTGCATTTTATTTGCTCAAAGATATAGATAAGATTACGGAAGGGATAAAAAATTCTTTTCCTGAAAAGTACAGGGATACAATAATAGATATATTTTCTGAAATTGACTATAAGATTAAAAATTTTTTAAAGGGGCAATTAATTGTAAGTGTTATTCTTGCAATAATCTATTCAATTGGTTTGTGGATTTTTAATGTCCCCCTTGCATTTGTGATAGGTATTGTTGCTGGTTTAGCAAACATAATCCC from Thermotomaculum hydrothermale carries:
- the dnaA gene encoding chromosomal replication initiator protein DnaA — its product is MWELIKDKLKTYIPEESFKEWFEHTKEVDSSNGVIKVVVPDSEVADFIKEFYWDFIQKAMLETGVNKPIEFIPSNSALNGDSLKQQHGIKTPNVSNNLTKLSLNSDYTFENFVVGPSNELAFATCKAVAESPGTVYNPLYIYGGTGLGKTHLLHAVAHRFCELYPEKKILLISAERFFYDYVSAVKSNKFLPFREKYREVDILLVDDIQYLANKGGTKEEFFSTFNELFDNKKQIVISSDSLPNDIYQFQERLVSRFKWGIVADIQPPELETRIAILTKKAKIFNFEIDDEAIYFIATKLRKNVRELEGALKKCGLIARLKNSKITVEIAKNALKDVIDDNDVITPDRIMKFVADYYKIPAGKLKEKNNSRNIVLPRQIAMYLCKQLTNLSFPEIGKAFGNKHHTTVMYACNQVENKMASDPKFKRLVESFIQSLD
- a CDS encoding PhoH family protein, giving the protein MAKKNFVLDTNVLLHDPKALEKFEDNDIYLPIVVIEEIDKFKKNMNELGRNARYVARFLDSLREKGRLDEGVKLGEDLGTLRIVFSRKQVDLWPQIGNPADNAILNVALELTKEKEAIGETVIFVTKDANLRIKADAVGVKSEDYKNDRVEIGELYSGEVDYYCSGSLISKIYQDGVIERPQDLELLPNQFVTLINSENPKNTALARYYKTGEFGSDVLKRIDPVDDVWGISPRNKQQTFAFELLLDPSINLVTLVGKAGTGKTLLAIASGLMQVADEDTYKRLLISRPVIPMGKDIGFLPGDVESKMGPWMKPLYDNLDFIISRNEEYSVPSYKELENQNILQVEPLTYIRGRSIPEQFIIIDEAQNLTPLEVKTIITRAGEGTKIVLTGDPYQIDNPYVDANTNGLSYLVEHFKGEPIFGHITLIKGERSYLAERAAELL
- a CDS encoding CDP-alcohol phosphatidyltransferase family protein; this encodes MDRETPINYIKAFGIANTLTLIRMFLIPVFVISSVYGYHKFAFFTFVIAGITDFLDGFIARYTKSITDVGKILDPMADKVMLISIYVVLSLKSIGNINVIPVWLTLLIIFRDVFIAIGGVIVFFTKDVNAILPSIYGKLSTVFQILGASIILYYNAYGIRFRYMDELVYVIGFFTMLSGVMYLVKGVKSVI
- a CDS encoding AI-2E family transporter; amino-acid sequence: MDVFSLVIFILLLLIFSLSGVLSSVIIAFIIAYVFDPVIDWFEAHKFSRTGGIVTFFTLFLGVIILFFIFVTPVFQKELSSFTEKIPSYMQSLQKTTIPFVKDYLEKHPDQVEYVKEKLQNFGFQLLKPVVNFFKSVFSGVINLILKILDLLLIPVLAFYLLKDIDKITEGIKNSFPEKYRDTIIDIFSEIDYKIKNFLKGQLIVSVILAIIYSIGLWIFNVPLAFVIGIVAGLANIIPYLGIAIGLIPALILSYLDSHSYVNLLGVIGTFAVAQALEGTIISPRVVGEKVGLHPVMVIVAILLGGHFFGFVGILVAVPAASIVLVIFSRAYKWYIESNYFKGDA